From Curtobacterium sp. SGAir0471, the proteins below share one genomic window:
- a CDS encoding SURF1 family cytochrome oxidase biogenesis protein — MTDQFDPTARYGRKHAAKLQRETGHRPAQTTASTAGPDDDAASGSARAAADTTPAADGPTVGWAFVRSRRWLGYFAIAVVFAIICALFGMWQWDRRNEAVRQNEQIAQNYDHTPVPLDQALPRASSWDDDQQWLRVEVTGRYDVDDQLLVRNRVHNGQPGFEVLTPLVTADGRAFVVDRGWVPTGNRQDAPDSVPAPPSGVVTVTARLQQSEPRIPGRTDPSHTDQVQSVTLADVADKVDTPIWTGAYGQLASESPAPAESRPLGWDRPSADTGLHLSYFIQWFLFAAGGFGFLGYVMVQEYRNLNQDDPEERERALERQRRKDAKPRSDDEVEDELLSAHR, encoded by the coding sequence ATGACGGACCAGTTCGACCCCACCGCCCGCTACGGCCGGAAGCACGCCGCGAAGCTGCAGCGCGAAACCGGACACCGTCCGGCGCAGACCACCGCGAGCACGGCCGGCCCCGACGACGATGCTGCGTCCGGCAGCGCTCGCGCGGCGGCGGACACGACCCCCGCCGCGGACGGCCCCACCGTCGGCTGGGCCTTCGTCCGGAGCCGACGCTGGCTCGGGTACTTCGCCATCGCGGTGGTGTTCGCGATCATCTGCGCGCTGTTCGGCATGTGGCAGTGGGACCGCCGCAACGAGGCGGTCCGACAGAACGAGCAGATCGCGCAGAACTACGACCACACCCCGGTGCCGCTCGACCAGGCGCTCCCCCGGGCCTCGTCGTGGGACGACGACCAGCAGTGGCTCCGCGTCGAGGTCACCGGCCGGTACGACGTCGACGACCAGCTCCTCGTCCGCAACCGCGTGCACAACGGGCAGCCCGGGTTCGAGGTCCTCACCCCGCTCGTGACCGCCGACGGTCGCGCGTTCGTCGTCGACCGGGGCTGGGTGCCGACCGGCAACCGGCAGGACGCGCCGGACAGTGTCCCCGCTCCCCCGAGCGGCGTGGTGACCGTGACGGCGCGCCTGCAGCAGAGCGAGCCGCGCATCCCGGGGCGCACCGATCCGTCGCACACCGACCAGGTGCAGTCCGTGACGCTCGCCGACGTCGCGGACAAGGTGGACACGCCGATCTGGACGGGTGCGTACGGCCAGCTCGCGTCCGAGTCGCCCGCGCCCGCCGAGTCCCGCCCCCTCGGCTGGGACCGGCCCTCCGCGGACACCGGCCTGCACCTCAGCTACTTCATCCAGTGGTTCCTCTTCGCCGCGGGCGGGTTCGGCTTCCTGGGCTACGTGATGGTGCAGGAGTACCGGAACCTCAACCAGGACGACCCCGAGGAGCGCGAGCGTGCCCTCGAGCGGCAGCGGCGGAAGGACGCCAAGCCGCGGTCCGACGACGAGGTCGAGGACGAACTGCTCAGCGCGCACCGCTGA
- the serB gene encoding phosphoserine phosphatase SerB, with protein MPRFLVVLDADSTLLEDEVIELLADHAGTRPQVQAVTERAMRGEIDFAESLRERVATLAGLPADVCTRAQQAVRVTRGAEELVRGVHAAGGTVGVVSGGFHEVLDPFAARLGLDHCRANRLEVVDGVLTGRVLGDVVDAHAKAATLREWAEADGVDAAHTVAVGDGANDLEMMRVAALSVAFDAKPRVREQADVAVVDRDLSAVLATLGLRG; from the coding sequence GTGCCACGTTTCCTCGTCGTCCTCGATGCCGACTCCACGTTGCTCGAGGACGAGGTCATCGAACTGCTCGCCGACCACGCCGGGACCCGGCCACAGGTGCAGGCGGTGACGGAGCGCGCCATGCGCGGCGAGATCGACTTCGCCGAGAGCCTCCGGGAGCGGGTCGCGACCCTGGCGGGCCTCCCGGCCGACGTCTGCACCCGCGCACAGCAGGCGGTCCGCGTGACGCGGGGTGCCGAGGAGCTGGTCCGCGGCGTGCACGCCGCCGGGGGCACCGTCGGCGTCGTCTCCGGCGGCTTCCACGAGGTCCTCGACCCGTTCGCCGCCCGACTCGGCCTCGACCACTGCCGGGCGAACCGGCTCGAGGTGGTCGACGGCGTGCTCACCGGACGCGTGCTCGGCGACGTCGTCGACGCGCACGCGAAGGCGGCGACGCTCCGCGAGTGGGCGGAGGCCGACGGCGTGGACGCCGCGCACACCGTGGCGGTCGGCGACGGCGCGAACGACCTCGAGATGATGCGCGTCGCGGCCCTCAGCGTGGCGTTCGACGCGAAGCCCCGCGTGCGGGAGCAGGCGGACGTTGCGGTCGTGGACCGCGACCTGTCCGCCGTGCTCGCGACGCTCGGCCTGCGCGGCTGA
- a CDS encoding ABC-F family ATP-binding cassette domain-containing protein produces MLAVHDLEIRVGARLLMEHVSFRVEKGDKIGLVGRNGAGKTTMTKALAGESQPTDGKIERSGEIGYLPQDPRSGNPEDTARKRILDARGLGELVEGIRQATLDMASEDPDTAEKAMRRYSRLDDQFNALGGYAAEAEAASIASNLKLPDRILDQPLKTLSGGQRRRIELARILFSDAETMILDEPTNHLDADSIIWLREHLKTYAGGVIVISHDVELVDEVVNRVFYLDANRQTIDVYNMGWKLYQRQRAADEDRRRKERANAEKKAATLKDQAARFGAKATKAAAAHQMVARAEKLLAGLEDERAVDRVAKLRFPTPAACGRTPLMAEGLSKSYGSLEIFAGLDLAIDRGSRVVILGFNGAGKTTLLRILAGADQPDTGEILPGHGLRIGYYAQEHENIDVNRTVIENMVSASPNLTETEARRVLGSFLFTGDDGYKKAGVLSGGEKTRLSLAMIVVSGANVLLLDEPTNNLDPASREEILGALAGYEGAVVLVSHDAGAVEALNPERVLLLPDGTEDHWNKDYAELVELA; encoded by the coding sequence GTGCTTGCCGTGCACGACCTCGAGATCCGCGTAGGCGCCCGCCTCCTCATGGAGCACGTGTCCTTCCGCGTCGAGAAGGGTGACAAGATCGGGCTCGTCGGGCGCAACGGCGCCGGCAAGACCACGATGACGAAGGCCCTCGCCGGCGAGTCGCAGCCGACCGACGGCAAGATCGAGCGCTCCGGCGAGATCGGCTACCTGCCGCAGGACCCGCGGTCGGGCAACCCGGAGGACACCGCCCGCAAGCGCATCCTCGACGCCCGCGGCCTCGGTGAGCTCGTCGAAGGCATCCGGCAGGCGACGCTCGACATGGCGAGCGAGGACCCGGACACCGCCGAGAAGGCGATGCGCCGCTACAGCCGGCTCGACGACCAGTTCAACGCGCTCGGGGGCTACGCGGCCGAGGCCGAGGCGGCCTCGATCGCGTCGAACCTCAAGCTGCCGGACCGGATCCTCGACCAGCCGCTCAAGACGCTGTCGGGCGGTCAGCGTCGTCGCATCGAGCTCGCGCGCATCCTGTTCTCGGACGCCGAGACGATGATCCTCGACGAGCCGACGAACCACCTCGACGCCGACTCGATCATCTGGCTGCGTGAGCACCTGAAGACCTACGCGGGCGGCGTCATCGTCATCTCGCACGACGTCGAGCTCGTCGACGAGGTCGTCAACCGCGTCTTCTACCTCGACGCCAACCGTCAGACCATCGACGTCTACAACATGGGGTGGAAGCTGTACCAGCGGCAGCGCGCGGCCGACGAGGACCGCCGCCGCAAGGAGCGCGCGAACGCCGAGAAGAAGGCCGCGACGCTCAAGGACCAGGCCGCCCGCTTCGGCGCGAAGGCCACGAAGGCCGCTGCGGCCCACCAGATGGTCGCGCGCGCCGAGAAGCTCCTGGCGGGGCTCGAGGACGAGCGCGCCGTCGACCGCGTCGCCAAGCTGCGGTTCCCGACGCCCGCCGCCTGCGGCCGGACGCCGCTCATGGCCGAGGGGCTGTCGAAGTCCTACGGCTCGCTCGAGATCTTCGCCGGGCTCGACCTGGCGATCGACCGAGGCTCGCGCGTGGTCATCCTGGGCTTCAACGGCGCCGGGAAGACGACCCTGCTCCGCATCCTCGCCGGCGCCGACCAGCCGGACACGGGGGAGATCCTCCCCGGGCACGGCCTGCGCATCGGCTACTACGCCCAGGAGCACGAGAACATCGACGTGAACCGCACCGTGATCGAGAACATGGTGTCGGCGTCGCCGAACCTCACCGAGACCGAGGCCCGTCGCGTGCTCGGCTCGTTCCTGTTCACGGGCGACGACGGCTACAAGAAGGCCGGTGTGCTCTCCGGTGGCGAGAAGACGCGTCTGTCGCTCGCGATGATCGTGGTGTCCGGCGCGAACGTGCTGCTGCTCGACGAGCCGACGAACAACCTCGACCCGGCGTCGCGCGAGGAGATCCTCGGTGCCCTCGCCGGCTACGAGGGCGCGGTCGTCCTGGTGTCACACGACGCAGGCGCGGTCGAGGCGCTCAACCCGGAGCGGGTCCTGCTGCTGCCGGACGGCACCGAGGACCACTGGAACAAGGACTACGCGGAGCTCGTCGAGCTCGCGTAG
- the fabG gene encoding 3-oxoacyl-ACP reductase FabG, with amino-acid sequence MTTPRTVLVTGGNRGIGHALAARFVAEGHRVAVTSRSGHGGPEGALTVAADITDSASVDAAFTQVEAELGPIEVLVANAGITNDQLLLRMSEEDFTTVIDTNLTGTFRVVKRATKGMMKAKFGRIVLMSSVVGAYGQVGQVNYASSKAALVGMARSITRELGSRGITANVVAPGFIQTDMTAALPEELQAEFKKQIPAARYGTVDDVADATLFLASDGAGYVSGAVIPVDGGLGMGH; translated from the coding sequence ATGACCACCCCCCGTACCGTCCTCGTCACCGGCGGCAACCGCGGCATCGGCCACGCCCTCGCCGCGCGGTTCGTCGCCGAGGGACACCGCGTCGCCGTGACCTCCCGCAGCGGTCATGGCGGCCCCGAGGGAGCGCTCACCGTCGCCGCCGACATCACCGACTCCGCCTCGGTCGACGCCGCCTTCACGCAGGTCGAGGCCGAGCTCGGACCGATCGAGGTCCTCGTCGCGAACGCCGGCATCACGAACGACCAGCTCCTGCTCCGCATGTCGGAGGAGGACTTCACGACCGTGATCGACACGAACCTGACCGGCACCTTCCGGGTGGTCAAGCGCGCGACGAAGGGGATGATGAAGGCGAAGTTCGGCCGCATCGTGCTCATGTCGAGCGTCGTCGGCGCCTACGGCCAGGTCGGCCAGGTGAACTACGCCTCCTCGAAGGCCGCCCTCGTCGGCATGGCCCGCTCGATCACCCGAGAGCTCGGGTCCCGGGGCATCACCGCGAACGTGGTCGCGCCCGGGTTCATCCAGACCGACATGACCGCGGCGCTGCCCGAGGAACTGCAGGCCGAGTTCAAGAAGCAGATCCCGGCCGCGCGCTACGGCACGGTCGACGACGTCGCCGACGCCACGCTGTTCCTGGCGAGCGACGGCGCCGGGTACGTGTCCGGTGCGGTGATCCCGGTCGACGGCGGCCTCGGGATGGGGCACTAG
- a CDS encoding DUF3099 domain-containing protein has protein sequence MEEHRMKSTQRRFHATHTHSGSTQSITSLPDSPELDRAHRLSKYVWQMAVRVVCFIGAVLIWTTWHTWLAVIPIVLAAVIPWVAVILANAGSNAESDIVTPAGALELYDAVDPRLREQQEDARAEAYRAEQERLREQAQHAQEEWQRNGDRSRVWSTKSRTRR, from the coding sequence ATGGAAGAACACCGTATGAAGTCGACGCAGCGCCGGTTCCACGCGACGCACACCCACTCCGGGTCCACGCAGAGCATCACGTCCCTGCCTGACTCCCCCGAGCTGGACCGGGCGCACCGCCTGTCCAAGTACGTCTGGCAGATGGCCGTGCGCGTCGTGTGCTTCATCGGCGCGGTCCTCATCTGGACGACCTGGCACACCTGGCTCGCGGTCATCCCGATCGTGCTCGCCGCGGTGATCCCGTGGGTCGCGGTCATCCTCGCGAACGCCGGCAGCAACGCCGAGAGCGACATCGTCACACCGGCCGGTGCCCTCGAGCTGTACGACGCCGTCGACCCCCGACTCCGCGAGCAGCAGGAGGACGCCAGGGCCGAGGCCTACCGCGCCGAGCAGGAACGCCTCCGCGAGCAGGCCCAGCATGCGCAGGAAGAGTGGCAGCGCAACGGCGACCGCTCCCGCGTCTGGTCCACGAAGTCCCGGACGCGTCGCTGA